Proteins encoded together in one Bacteroides ovatus window:
- a CDS encoding ASCH domain-containing protein has protein sequence MKAITIKQPWASLIVHGIKDIENRTWACPWKYIGHRVLIHASGKPVEMRNPNSVFTKAQWDSLPIEFQRKIICAEGIVNSAIIGSVEIIGCSINHPSKWAEKTDDSKGYYENPIYNWVLANPILFPEPIPAKGKLSFWEYPNINSEDDICLCNLVVNERNQVVSYGEYDRCVYCGSKWSK, from the coding sequence ATGAAAGCAATAACAATAAAACAACCATGGGCTTCTTTAATAGTGCATGGTATCAAGGATATTGAGAACCGTACTTGGGCGTGTCCATGGAAATACATAGGGCATAGAGTGTTAATCCATGCAAGTGGGAAACCTGTAGAAATGAGAAATCCCAATAGTGTATTTACAAAAGCTCAATGGGATAGTCTGCCTATTGAGTTTCAACGAAAAATAATATGTGCAGAGGGCATTGTCAATTCTGCTATCATTGGAAGTGTAGAAATAATTGGATGCTCTATCAATCATCCTTCTAAATGGGCAGAGAAAACAGATGATAGTAAAGGCTATTATGAAAATCCTATTTATAACTGGGTACTAGCTAATCCTATATTATTTCCAGAGCCGATACCGGCTAAAGGGAAATTGTCATTTTGGGAGTATCCCAATATCAATTCAGAGGACGATATTTGCTTGTGTAATTTGGTCGTAAATGAAAGGAATCAAGTCGTTAGCTATGGAGAGTATGACCGATGTGTATACTGTGGTAGTAAATGGAGTAAATAA
- a CDS encoding AbiH family protein, with the protein MNKDRKRVLIIGNGFDLCLGRKTSYKDFCQSEFCPKDYPSPLIKHLNDKWNDNLDAVKWYDLENELSYYYTKIKNNNGHPFDLYNSTERKILEMIHAYHGISEYNDLIQTNAETVNRLLKIGVLSKPGLSYIICLSHEDVLNSPIERDKKAVQLIKVGLMQYLIKIQKEAINENSIAATVARTFIKSNVNDEIVIYSFNYTSFGAIAPNSSFAMEFNDAVKYVHGLCLDGNIILGTRDENIDKNYDFIQKSFDSQYNPPAMVYDLMDADDITIFGHSLGINDSQYFKAFFERQSSSTNPQKKNITIFTKDAKSEIEIKRSLQEMTNWNLTSLYGLNNLQIIKTDECVNNPTLLRKYIKMYVDNEEDIDSIIHI; encoded by the coding sequence ATGAATAAAGATAGAAAAAGAGTTCTGATAATAGGTAACGGATTTGACCTTTGTTTAGGCAGAAAGACTTCATACAAGGACTTTTGCCAATCTGAATTTTGTCCCAAAGACTACCCATCTCCTTTAATCAAACATTTAAATGACAAATGGAACGATAATTTAGATGCGGTCAAGTGGTATGATTTGGAGAATGAACTAAGTTATTATTATACTAAAATTAAGAATAATAATGGGCATCCATTCGATTTATATAATAGCACAGAAAGAAAAATATTAGAAATGATACATGCCTATCATGGTATTTCTGAATATAATGATTTAATACAAACAAATGCTGAGACTGTTAATAGACTATTAAAGATAGGCGTATTATCCAAACCTGGACTTTCTTACATAATCTGTTTATCACATGAAGATGTGCTAAATTCTCCAATTGAACGAGATAAAAAAGCCGTACAGTTGATTAAAGTTGGGTTAATGCAATACCTAATAAAAATTCAAAAAGAAGCTATTAATGAAAACTCCATAGCTGCTACAGTAGCAAGAACATTTATCAAAAGCAATGTAAATGATGAAATTGTCATATACTCTTTTAATTATACAAGTTTTGGAGCAATAGCTCCCAACTCTAGTTTTGCTATGGAATTTAATGATGCAGTTAAGTATGTACATGGCTTATGTTTAGACGGGAATATCATTTTAGGAACAAGAGATGAAAACATAGACAAAAACTATGATTTTATACAGAAATCATTTGATTCCCAATATAATCCCCCAGCTATGGTATATGATTTAATGGATGCTGATGATATTACAATATTTGGGCATTCATTAGGCATAAATGACAGCCAATATTTTAAAGCCTTTTTTGAAAGACAATCTTCATCCACTAATCCCCAAAAGAAGAATATTACAATATTCACTAAAGACGCAAAATCGGAAATTGAGATAAAACGCTCACTACAAGAAATGACAAATTGGAATTTGACATCTTTATATGGATTGAATAATCTCCAAATAATTAAAACAGATGAATGTGTCAATAATCCAACCTTATTAAGAAAATACATCAAAATGTATGTTGACAATGAAGAAGATATTGACAGTATAATTCATATCTAA